A window from Bordetella petrii encodes these proteins:
- a CDS encoding Zn-ribbon domain-containing OB-fold protein, whose protein sequence is MSPSTDAPPAGPEKHYHDQLAQGRFQIQRCQACSQAVFYPRMICPHCGSGQLDWITPSGKGTVYSTTVVRRKPEHGGDYNVALIDLEEGVRMMSRVDGIAPGAVAIGMAVQASVIEAGGSKLVVFKQTGGRA, encoded by the coding sequence ATGTCCCCGTCCACGGACGCGCCGCCTGCCGGCCCAGAAAAGCACTACCACGACCAGCTGGCCCAGGGCCGGTTCCAGATCCAGCGTTGCCAGGCCTGCTCGCAGGCGGTGTTCTATCCCCGGATGATCTGCCCCCACTGCGGCTCCGGCCAGCTGGACTGGATCACGCCCTCGGGCAAGGGCACCGTGTATTCCACCACCGTGGTGCGGCGCAAGCCCGAGCATGGCGGCGACTACAACGTGGCGCTCATCGACCTGGAAGAAGGCGTGCGCATGATGTCGCGCGTGGACGGCATCGCGCCCGGCGCCGTGGCGATCGGCATGGCCGTGCAGGCCAGCGTGATCGAAGCCGGCGGCAGCAAGCTGGTGGTATTCAAGCAAACCGGAGGCCGCGCATGA
- a CDS encoding DUF763 domain-containing protein, which produces MRRAGSADLPLHGGRVPAWLGQRMSRLGAVITQAIVHHYGRDEFLRRLAHPFWFQSFGAVMGMDWHSSGITTSVIGALKRGLQPLSGELGIHVCGGRGQHSRKTPGELAAVGERTGIDGDALARASRLVAKVDSAAVQDGFDLYLHGFIVTDDGRWTVVQQGMNDGSGLARRYHWLSEDLQSFVDAPHTAIDGVNQGRILNLTDRRAAASRQGQLALLHDQGPDFIADEAAALAGREAPAPAPAPEPAQLALPHLAMPAHHDVRPKDVNMRRLHGALAAAAERGPIDFADLLMVPGVGARTVRALALVAEVVHGTPCRFADPARYSLAHGGKDRHPFPVPCAVYDQTISVLKSAVGKAALGNDERLQALRRLDQQARRLEQAARGPDLPDFVQQELQASASYGGRSVYGWEA; this is translated from the coding sequence ATGCGACGCGCTGGCAGCGCCGACTTGCCGCTGCATGGCGGCCGGGTGCCGGCATGGCTGGGGCAGCGCATGTCGCGCCTGGGCGCCGTCATCACGCAGGCCATCGTGCACCACTACGGCCGCGACGAATTCCTGCGCCGGCTGGCGCACCCCTTCTGGTTCCAGTCGTTCGGCGCCGTCATGGGCATGGACTGGCATTCGTCGGGCATCACCACCAGTGTCATCGGCGCGCTCAAACGCGGCCTGCAGCCCTTGTCGGGCGAGCTGGGCATCCATGTCTGCGGCGGGCGCGGGCAGCACTCGCGCAAGACGCCGGGCGAACTGGCCGCCGTGGGCGAACGCACCGGCATCGACGGCGACGCCCTGGCCCGCGCCAGCCGGCTGGTGGCCAAAGTGGACAGCGCGGCCGTGCAGGACGGCTTCGACCTCTACCTGCACGGCTTCATCGTCACGGACGACGGCCGCTGGACAGTGGTGCAACAGGGCATGAACGACGGCAGCGGCCTGGCGCGCCGCTACCACTGGCTGTCGGAAGACCTGCAAAGCTTTGTCGACGCCCCGCACACTGCCATCGACGGCGTCAACCAGGGCCGCATCCTGAACCTGACCGACCGGCGCGCGGCCGCCTCGCGGCAGGGCCAGTTGGCGCTGCTGCACGACCAGGGCCCCGATTTCATCGCGGACGAAGCAGCCGCCCTGGCCGGCCGCGAAGCGCCCGCCCCGGCGCCGGCGCCCGAGCCGGCCCAGCTGGCGCTGCCCCACCTGGCCATGCCCGCCCATCACGATGTGCGGCCCAAAGACGTGAACATGCGGCGCCTGCACGGCGCCCTGGCGGCGGCGGCCGAACGCGGCCCGATCGATTTCGCCGACTTGCTGATGGTGCCCGGCGTGGGCGCGCGCACCGTGCGCGCGCTGGCGCTGGTGGCCGAGGTCGTGCACGGCACGCCGTGCCGCTTTGCCGATCCGGCCCGCTACTCGCTGGCCCACGGCGGCAAAGACCGGCACCCCTTTCCCGTGCCCTGCGCGGTGTACGACCAGACCATCAGCGTCCTGAAAAGCGCCGTCGGCAAGGCCGCCCTGGGCAACGATGAACGGCTGCAGGCCCTGCGGCGGCTGGACCAGCAGGCGCGGCGCCTGGAACAGGCGGCGCGCGGCCCGGACCTGCCCGACTTCGTCCAGCAAGAACTGCAGGCCTCGGCTTCCTACGGCGGACGCAGCGTCTACGGATGGGAGGCCTGA
- a CDS encoding APC family permease — protein sequence MSNQDDSLDHTPLKRVMGPKLLLLFIIGDILGTGIYALTGQVAAEVGGAAWAPFLVAFIVALLTAFSYLELVTKYPRAAGAALYVHKAFGVHFLTFIICFTVMCSGLTSAATASRAFSANLFAAIGMDTDPTLVTMGALGFMLLVMIVNFRGASESVKANVVLTLVELSGLLLVIILGFYAIAGGQADFSRVVAFETPENKSVFLAVTSATALAFFAMVGFEDSVNMAEETHEPHRIFPKVMLTGLGITAVIYVLVSICAVALIPVGELAASSTPLVLVVQRAAPNLPMGTIMPIISMFAVANSALINMMMASRLLYGMSRQGVLPKFLSHVHTRTRTPWSAILFTTVLGLGLILLVSASNSKAISALGGTTALLLLGVFAFVNVAVLVLRRDPVKHEHFRANTVLSCIGAACCLFLVTPFTGRDPIQYQVAGWLLALGVVMWGITLLVHRKEDRHLDPEHLVDE from the coding sequence ATGTCTAACCAGGACGACAGCCTGGACCATACCCCCTTGAAACGGGTCATGGGGCCGAAGCTGCTGCTACTGTTCATCATCGGCGATATCCTGGGCACCGGGATCTACGCGCTGACCGGCCAGGTCGCCGCCGAAGTGGGCGGCGCGGCCTGGGCGCCCTTTCTGGTCGCCTTCATCGTGGCCCTGCTGACGGCCTTTTCCTATCTGGAACTGGTCACCAAATATCCGCGCGCCGCAGGCGCGGCCCTGTATGTGCACAAGGCGTTCGGCGTGCACTTCCTGACTTTCATCATCTGCTTCACGGTGATGTGCTCGGGGCTGACCTCGGCCGCCACGGCGTCGCGCGCCTTCTCGGCCAACCTGTTCGCCGCCATCGGCATGGACACCGACCCGACGCTGGTGACGATGGGCGCGCTGGGCTTCATGCTGCTGGTCATGATCGTGAACTTCCGCGGCGCGTCGGAAAGCGTGAAAGCCAACGTCGTGCTCACGCTGGTCGAGCTGAGCGGCCTGTTGCTGGTCATCATTCTGGGCTTCTATGCCATCGCCGGCGGCCAGGCCGATTTCTCGCGCGTGGTGGCATTCGAGACCCCCGAGAACAAAAGCGTGTTCCTGGCCGTGACTTCCGCCACGGCCCTGGCGTTCTTCGCCATGGTCGGTTTCGAAGACTCGGTGAACATGGCCGAAGAAACCCATGAGCCGCACCGGATCTTTCCCAAGGTGATGCTGACGGGGCTGGGCATCACGGCCGTCATCTACGTGCTGGTGTCGATCTGCGCTGTCGCGCTGATCCCGGTGGGCGAACTGGCCGCCAGCTCGACGCCGCTGGTACTGGTGGTGCAGCGCGCCGCGCCGAATCTGCCGATGGGCACCATCATGCCGATCATCTCGATGTTCGCCGTGGCGAACTCGGCGCTGATCAATATGATGATGGCCAGCCGGCTGCTGTACGGGATGTCGCGCCAGGGCGTGCTGCCCAAGTTCCTGTCGCACGTGCACACGCGCACCCGCACCCCCTGGTCGGCCATCCTGTTCACCACCGTGCTCGGCCTGGGCCTGATCCTGCTGGTGTCGGCCAGCAATTCGAAGGCCATCAGCGCCCTGGGCGGCACCACTGCCCTGCTGCTGCTGGGCGTATTCGCCTTCGTCAACGTGGCCGTGCTGGTCCTGCGCCGCGACCCGGTCAAGCATGAGCACTTCCGCGCCAATACCGTGCTGTCGTGCATCGGGGCGGCGTGCTGCCTGTTCCTGGTAACGCCGTTCACCGGGCGCGACCCGATCCAGTACCAGGTGGCCGGCTGGCTGCTGGCGCTGGGCGTGGTGATGTGGGGCATTACGCTGCTGGTGCACCGCAAGGAAGACCGTCACCTCGATCCGGAACACCTGGTCGACGAGTAG
- a CDS encoding LysR family transcriptional regulator: METRHLRHFLAVIDHGSVSGAANWLGIAQPALSQSLGRMERELGVQLFERSRRGAAPTAAALSILEDVRVSVARIDAAGRRAQDIARGSAGQLVIGLVSSALFDMLPRALRALRREAPGVRVVLREMSNAEQAEALANGAIDIGLMHTPVAVAGQMRERLLLRDRLVAAVPDEFEVAPDGSVSLAQIARAGLVLYPQNQLPVFYAGILDALRKAGLEPMVAQEANRTLTVLACVAGGCGVGLLPSWIRALDFRGVRFCEVRDGGGLPSFDLSAIWPARSVPTLADVFANLDLGQ; the protein is encoded by the coding sequence ATGGAAACTCGGCATCTTCGCCATTTCCTGGCAGTCATCGACCACGGCAGCGTCAGCGGCGCGGCCAACTGGTTGGGCATCGCCCAGCCGGCGCTGTCGCAATCGCTGGGCCGCATGGAACGGGAACTGGGCGTGCAGCTGTTCGAGCGCAGCCGGCGCGGGGCGGCGCCCACCGCCGCGGCGCTGTCCATCCTGGAGGACGTGCGCGTCAGCGTGGCGCGCATCGATGCCGCCGGGCGCCGCGCCCAGGACATCGCGCGCGGCAGCGCCGGCCAGCTCGTCATCGGCCTGGTGAGCTCGGCGCTGTTCGACATGCTGCCGCGGGCGCTGCGCGCGCTGCGGCGCGAGGCACCCGGGGTGCGGGTGGTGCTGCGCGAAATGAGCAATGCCGAACAGGCCGAGGCCCTGGCCAACGGCGCGATCGACATCGGCTTGATGCACACGCCGGTGGCCGTGGCCGGCCAGATGCGCGAACGCCTGCTGCTGCGCGATCGCCTGGTGGCCGCCGTGCCGGACGAGTTCGAGGTGGCGCCGGACGGTTCTGTGTCGCTGGCGCAGATCGCCCGCGCGGGCCTGGTGCTGTATCCGCAGAACCAGCTGCCGGTGTTTTATGCCGGCATTCTGGACGCCTTGCGCAAGGCCGGGCTGGAACCCATGGTGGCGCAGGAAGCCAACCGCACCTTGACGGTGCTGGCCTGCGTGGCGGGCGGCTGCGGAGTGGGGCTGCTGCCCAGCTGGATCCGGGCGCTGGACTTTCGCGGCGTGCGCTTTTGCGAGGTGCGCGACGGCGGCGGGCTGCCCAGCTTCGATCTCAGCGCCATCTGGCCGGCGCGCTCGGTGCCGACCCTGGCCGATGTATTCGCCAACCTGGACCTGGGGCAATAG
- a CDS encoding manganese catalase family protein: MFAHNKRLQYTVRVQEGNPGLANLLLEQFGGPQGELAAACRYFTQAIAEDDPGRKDMLFDIATEELSHLEIIGTLVAMLNKGAKGQLAEATESEADLYRSLQGAGNDSHVTQVLYGGGPALTNSGGQLWNAGYIDTIGDPSADLRSNIAAEARAKIIYERLINVTDDPGVKEALGFLMTREVSHQRSFEKALYSMQPNFPPGKLPGDPRFARVYFDMSQGEGDMRGSWNSDANFDVVSDRDRQCAVDGGDGMANVGLSKEQLAALQALATRTVSMPDADPMTGAELGSGSDDAGQSR, from the coding sequence ATGTTTGCACACAACAAGCGCTTGCAGTACACCGTCCGCGTCCAGGAGGGCAATCCGGGGTTGGCCAATTTGCTGCTCGAGCAGTTCGGCGGCCCCCAGGGAGAACTGGCGGCGGCCTGTCGCTACTTTACCCAGGCCATCGCCGAAGACGATCCGGGCCGCAAAGATATGCTGTTCGATATTGCCACCGAAGAGCTCAGCCACCTGGAAATCATCGGCACGCTGGTGGCGATGTTGAACAAGGGGGCCAAGGGCCAGCTGGCCGAAGCGACCGAATCCGAGGCCGACCTGTATCGCAGTCTGCAGGGCGCCGGCAACGATTCACATGTGACACAAGTGCTGTACGGGGGCGGCCCCGCGTTGACCAACTCCGGAGGGCAGTTGTGGAACGCCGGCTATATCGACACCATAGGAGATCCATCCGCCGACCTGCGCTCGAATATCGCCGCCGAGGCGCGCGCCAAGATCATCTACGAGCGCCTGATCAACGTTACCGACGATCCGGGCGTAAAAGAAGCCCTGGGTTTCCTGATGACCCGCGAGGTGTCGCATCAGCGTTCGTTCGAAAAGGCGCTGTATTCCATGCAGCCGAATTTCCCGCCGGGCAAGCTGCCCGGGGATCCGCGTTTTGCGCGCGTGTACTTCGACATGTCGCAGGGCGAGGGCGATATGCGGGGTTCCTGGAACAGCGACGCGAATTTCGACGTGGTGTCCGACCGGGACCGGCAGTGCGCGGTGGACGGCGGCGACGGCATGGCGAATGTGGGCTTGTCCAAAGAACAATTGGCGGCGCTGCAGGCCCTGGCCACCCGCACGGTGTCGATGCCCGATGCCGACCCCATGACCGGCGCCGAACTGGGCAGCGGCTCTGACGATGCCGGGCAGTCGCGCTGA
- a CDS encoding amidohydrolase family protein, which produces MPDARPAPAALAVDTHAHVFMRGLAMQSARRYTPDYDAPLAGYLGLLDAHGLSHGVLVQPSFLGADNRHLLEALALAGGRLRGVAVVAPGAQPDELTAMHRAGVRGIRLNLFGLPTPGLDQPAWQALLHQVNQLGWHVEVHTPAQRLRDALAPLLAAGCRVVVDHFGRPDPALGVRDPGFRYLLEQAASGLVWVKLSAPYRIWPAAEGASQGRQAALQLLDAFSAARLLWGSDWPHTENRHHADYPQACQWLHDWVADGATRRIILAGTPSALFGIQGDKP; this is translated from the coding sequence ATCCCTGACGCGCGCCCCGCCCCCGCTGCATTGGCGGTCGACACCCATGCCCACGTGTTCATGCGCGGCCTGGCCATGCAGTCGGCGCGCCGCTATACGCCGGACTACGACGCGCCGCTGGCGGGCTACCTGGGCCTGCTGGATGCCCATGGCCTGTCGCATGGCGTGCTGGTGCAGCCCAGCTTCCTGGGCGCCGACAACCGCCACCTGCTCGAGGCCCTGGCGCTGGCCGGCGGCCGCCTGCGCGGCGTCGCGGTAGTGGCGCCCGGCGCACAGCCGGACGAACTGACCGCCATGCACCGCGCCGGCGTGCGCGGCATCCGGCTGAACCTGTTCGGCCTGCCCACGCCCGGCCTGGACCAGCCCGCCTGGCAGGCGCTGCTGCACCAGGTCAACCAGTTGGGCTGGCACGTGGAAGTGCATACCCCCGCCCAGCGCCTGCGCGACGCGCTGGCGCCGCTGCTGGCGGCCGGCTGCCGCGTGGTGGTCGACCATTTCGGCCGGCCCGATCCGGCCCTGGGCGTGCGCGACCCGGGCTTTCGCTACCTGCTGGAGCAGGCCGCCAGCGGCCTGGTGTGGGTCAAGCTGTCGGCCCCCTACCGCATCTGGCCCGCCGCCGAGGGCGCCTCGCAAGGGCGCCAGGCCGCCCTGCAATTACTGGACGCTTTCAGCGCGGCCCGCCTGCTATGGGGCAGCGACTGGCCGCACACCGAGAACCGGCACCACGCCGACTACCCCCAGGCCTGCCAATGGCTGCATGACTGGGTGGCGGACGGCGCGACCCGGCGCATCATCCTGGCCGGCACCCCGTCGGCGCTATTTGGCATACAAGGAGACAAGCCATGA
- a CDS encoding cytochrome b, whose amino-acid sequence MPGTPANPWLDNPQAYGSVTRFLHWAMAALFAWQFASSALHAWNREADISRWFWQSHVPLGVLLLALVAIRALWALAALRRRPPAGAGAWGRLAGWGHAGLYLFMICVPLAAMLRSYGRGKGLAVFGMQLFEASGREIPSLIALGNALHGWLGWLLLALVAGHIAMVGVHLYVWRDQAAAPMLGRR is encoded by the coding sequence ATGCCCGGCACTCCCGCCAACCCCTGGCTCGACAACCCCCAGGCCTACGGTTCGGTCACCCGCTTCCTGCACTGGGCCATGGCCGCCCTGTTCGCGTGGCAGTTCGCCAGCTCGGCCTTGCACGCCTGGAATCGCGAAGCGGATATCTCACGCTGGTTCTGGCAGTCGCATGTTCCGTTGGGCGTACTGCTGCTGGCGCTGGTGGCGATACGCGCCCTTTGGGCGCTGGCCGCCTTGCGGCGGCGCCCGCCCGCCGGCGCCGGCGCATGGGGCCGCCTGGCCGGCTGGGGGCATGCCGGCCTTTACCTTTTCATGATCTGTGTGCCGCTGGCCGCCATGCTGCGCTCATATGGCCGGGGCAAGGGCCTGGCGGTGTTCGGCATGCAGCTGTTCGAGGCCTCGGGCCGCGAGATCCCGTCGCTGATCGCCCTGGGCAACGCGCTGCATGGCTGGCTGGGCTGGCTGCTGCTGGCCCTGGTGGCCGGGCATATCGCCATGGTGGGCGTGCACCTGTATGTGTGGCGCGACCAGGCCGCGGCGCCCATGCTGGGGCGCCGCTAG
- a CDS encoding tripartite tricarboxylate transporter substrate binding protein, with amino-acid sequence MTILSFVARRAAAIAAATLLASSAAWAAYPERPITLVVTYPPGGTVDMVARLIGPRLADKLGQPVVIENRGGAGGMIGGAVVAKAQPDGYTLMLDASNHAQNPALHSKMQFDTLKDFAPVSLLLRVPNMLVVTPSAPFQSVADVIKQGKDTAHPVYFASAGPGSAQHLAGALFNLLAGTHLEHVAYKGGGPAMLDVMAGQVPVMFASMGSGWQHVKNGKLRALAVGGASRSSTAPDLPTIAESGVPGYESYEWNAVFAPAGTPPAILQQVSTALADVLKEPAVATALAGIGAETIGSTPAELDTFRKAEIAKWQKVAKEAGLTLD; translated from the coding sequence ATGACTATTCTGTCTTTCGTCGCGCGCCGCGCGGCGGCGATCGCCGCCGCCACGCTGCTGGCCAGTTCGGCGGCCTGGGCCGCCTATCCCGAACGGCCCATTACTCTGGTGGTGACCTACCCGCCCGGCGGCACCGTGGACATGGTGGCGCGCCTGATCGGGCCGCGGCTGGCCGACAAGCTGGGCCAGCCGGTCGTCATCGAGAACCGCGGCGGCGCGGGCGGCATGATCGGCGGCGCGGTCGTGGCCAAGGCCCAGCCCGACGGCTACACCCTGATGCTGGATGCCTCGAACCATGCGCAGAACCCGGCGCTGCACAGCAAAATGCAGTTCGACACGCTGAAGGACTTCGCGCCGGTGTCGCTGCTGCTGCGCGTGCCCAACATGCTGGTCGTTACGCCCAGCGCCCCGTTCCAGAGCGTGGCCGACGTCATCAAGCAGGGCAAGGACACTGCGCATCCGGTGTACTTCGCCTCGGCCGGCCCCGGCTCGGCGCAGCACCTGGCGGGCGCGCTGTTCAACCTGCTGGCCGGCACGCACCTGGAGCACGTGGCCTACAAGGGCGGCGGCCCGGCCATGCTGGACGTGATGGCCGGGCAAGTTCCCGTCATGTTCGCGTCGATGGGCTCGGGCTGGCAGCACGTGAAAAACGGCAAGCTGCGCGCGCTGGCCGTGGGCGGCGCCAGCCGCTCGTCCACCGCGCCCGACCTGCCCACCATCGCCGAGTCGGGCGTGCCCGGCTACGAATCATATGAGTGGAACGCCGTGTTCGCGCCGGCCGGCACGCCGCCCGCCATTCTGCAACAAGTTTCCACGGCCCTGGCCGATGTCTTGAAAGAGCCCGCCGTGGCCACCGCGCTGGCAGGCATCGGCGCCGAAACCATCGGCTCGACGCCGGCCGAGCTGGACACGTTCCGCAAAGCCGAGATCGCAAAATGGCAGAAGGTGGCGAAAGAGGCAGGGCTCACGCTGGATTGA
- a CDS encoding 3-oxoacid CoA-transferase subunit B encodes MTEPLSLNRQQIAQLVARDIPEGAAVNLGIGMPTLVSDYLPGDREILLHSENGILGMGPAAAGDAVDPDLINASRVAVTLIPGASITEHTVSFAMMRGGHLDFSILGGFQVAANGDLANWMTDAPDAIPAIGGAMDLAVGARNVLVMMEHTTKAGEPKLLQACSYPLTAAGVVDTVYTNWAIVDVKNGRFVLRSMVAGMTVDALQRSTGAKLWVEDGVETIVLDASGRACIQA; translated from the coding sequence ATGACCGAGCCCTTATCCCTGAACCGCCAGCAGATCGCCCAGCTGGTGGCGCGCGACATTCCCGAGGGCGCCGCGGTCAACCTGGGCATCGGCATGCCCACCCTGGTGTCGGACTACCTGCCCGGCGACCGCGAGATCCTGCTGCACAGCGAAAACGGCATCCTGGGCATGGGCCCGGCCGCCGCCGGCGATGCCGTCGACCCGGACCTGATCAACGCCAGCCGCGTGGCCGTCACGCTGATTCCCGGCGCGTCGATCACCGAGCACACGGTCTCGTTCGCCATGATGCGCGGCGGGCACCTGGATTTTTCCATCCTGGGCGGCTTCCAGGTAGCCGCCAACGGCGACCTGGCCAACTGGATGACCGACGCGCCCGACGCCATCCCGGCCATCGGCGGGGCCATGGATCTGGCGGTGGGCGCGCGCAATGTGCTGGTCATGATGGAACACACCACCAAGGCCGGCGAACCCAAGCTGCTGCAGGCCTGCAGCTACCCGCTGACCGCGGCCGGCGTGGTGGACACGGTTTACACCAACTGGGCCATCGTCGACGTCAAGAACGGCCGCTTCGTGCTGCGCTCGATGGTGGCCGGCATGACGGTCGACGCCCTGCAGCGCAGCACCGGCGCCAAGCTGTGGGTGGAAGACGGCGTCGAGACCATCGTGCTGGACGCATCCGGGCGCGCCTGCATCCAGGCATGA
- a CDS encoding thiolase: protein MIDPELRGAAAIVGVGHAGLGEAHGYTEMEILVQAAQRAVADAGLTMRDIDGLATASVASTMWAMPVIEHLGIRPTFIDNTMIGGSSFVAHLMPALQALASGQCNAVLVCYGSTQRTSTLNRAEIGNARRKLDPQPYENPYNPLSPLSSYALAAARHMHQYGTTREQLAEVAVAARKWAQLNPEAFMRDPLSIEDVLASRMVSDPLTVRDSCLVTDGAGAYVLVRAERARDLPHPPVYVLGSSTACWNRQISSMDDLTVTAAKQSGAIAFEMAGLRPKDIDVVELYDAFTINPILFLEDLGFCQKGEGGPFVSGGALAPGGRLAVNTNGGGLSCVHPGMYGMFITIEAVRQLRGQCGERQVANARTALVHGNGGTLSSQSTAILGTQATL, encoded by the coding sequence ATGATCGATCCCGAACTGCGCGGCGCCGCCGCCATCGTCGGCGTGGGCCATGCCGGGCTGGGCGAAGCCCACGGCTATACCGAAATGGAAATCCTGGTGCAGGCCGCCCAGCGCGCCGTGGCCGACGCCGGTCTCACCATGCGCGATATCGACGGCCTGGCCACGGCCAGCGTGGCATCCACCATGTGGGCGATGCCGGTCATCGAACACCTGGGCATCCGTCCCACCTTCATCGACAACACCATGATAGGCGGGTCCAGCTTCGTGGCCCACCTGATGCCGGCCCTGCAGGCGCTGGCCAGCGGGCAGTGCAACGCGGTGCTGGTGTGCTACGGCAGCACCCAGCGCACATCCACGCTGAACCGCGCCGAGATCGGCAATGCGCGCCGCAAGCTCGACCCGCAGCCCTACGAAAACCCCTACAACCCGCTCAGCCCGCTCAGTTCGTACGCGCTGGCGGCCGCGCGCCACATGCACCAGTACGGCACCACGCGCGAGCAACTGGCCGAAGTGGCCGTGGCGGCCCGCAAGTGGGCGCAGCTTAACCCCGAAGCCTTCATGCGCGACCCGCTGTCCATCGAAGACGTGCTGGCCTCGCGCATGGTGTCCGACCCGCTTACCGTGCGCGACAGCTGCCTGGTCACCGATGGCGCCGGCGCCTACGTGCTGGTGCGGGCCGAGCGCGCGCGCGACCTGCCCCACCCGCCGGTCTACGTGCTGGGCAGCTCCACCGCCTGCTGGAACCGCCAGATTTCGTCGATGGACGACCTGACCGTCACCGCGGCAAAGCAGTCGGGCGCCATCGCCTTCGAGATGGCCGGCCTGCGGCCCAAGGATATCGACGTCGTGGAACTGTACGACGCCTTCACCATCAACCCCATTCTGTTCCTGGAAGACCTGGGCTTCTGCCAGAAGGGCGAAGGCGGCCCCTTCGTCAGCGGCGGCGCGCTGGCTCCCGGCGGGCGGCTGGCGGTCAACACCAACGGCGGCGGACTGTCGTGCGTGCACCCCGGCATGTACGGCATGTTCATCACCATCGAGGCGGTGCGGCAGCTGCGCGGCCAGTGCGGCGAGCGGCAGGTGGCCAACGCGCGGACCGCGCTGGTGCATGGCAACGGCGGCACGCTGTCGAGCCAGTCCACCGCCATCCTGGGCACCCAGGCCACGCTGTAG
- a CDS encoding 3-oxoacid CoA-transferase subunit A, giving the protein MIDKIKPSHRDALQLIPDGASIMIGGFGDAGIPFELIDTLLDMGTTGLTLISNNAGAGERGIAALIAAGRVRKVICSHPRPPRSDIFANAFRAGRVELECVPQGTLAERMRAAGAGLGPFYTPTGYGTWVAKDKQTCVIDGKGYVLEQPLSADFALVRAHRGDRLGNLTYRLAARNFNPVMCMAARHAIAQVDQIVQAGDIPPEQVMTQAIFVQSVVLAGAST; this is encoded by the coding sequence ATGATCGACAAGATCAAGCCGTCGCACCGCGACGCGCTGCAGCTCATCCCGGATGGCGCCAGCATCATGATCGGCGGCTTCGGCGATGCCGGCATTCCGTTCGAGCTGATCGACACCCTGCTGGACATGGGCACCACCGGGCTGACCCTGATCAGCAACAACGCCGGCGCCGGCGAGCGGGGCATTGCCGCCCTGATCGCCGCCGGCCGCGTGCGCAAGGTGATCTGCTCGCATCCGCGCCCACCGCGGTCCGACATATTCGCCAACGCGTTCCGCGCCGGCCGGGTCGAACTGGAATGCGTGCCCCAGGGCACCCTGGCCGAACGCATGCGCGCCGCCGGCGCGGGCCTGGGCCCGTTCTACACCCCCACCGGCTATGGCACCTGGGTCGCCAAAGACAAGCAGACCTGCGTGATCGACGGCAAGGGCTACGTGCTGGAACAGCCCCTGTCGGCCGACTTCGCCCTGGTGCGCGCCCACCGGGGCGACCGCCTGGGCAACCTGACCTACCGGCTGGCCGCGCGCAATTTCAATCCCGTCATGTGCATGGCCGCGCGGCACGCCATCGCCCAGGTGGACCAGATCGTGCAGGCCGGCGACATTCCGCCGGAACAAGTCATGACGCAGGCCATCTTCGTTCAATCCGTCGTCCTGGCAGGCGCTTCCACATGA
- a CDS encoding anti-virulence regulator CigR family protein has translation MRTSFGIITLAAACSIGLAVPALAAPPDGKGKSAQTGQGNGNGNGKNSNAGGNKGNSGNKGNSGNSGGNGSHGDGDDVNVSISLATAGISVSAARGYADDYGLTGYSSLPPGIRKNLARGKPLPPGIAKKMVPGPMLARLPVHPGYEWRVAGSDLILVAIGTAIVADVLFDVFD, from the coding sequence ATGCGCACTTCTTTTGGCATCATCACGCTGGCGGCCGCCTGCAGCATCGGGCTGGCCGTCCCCGCCCTGGCTGCCCCGCCGGACGGCAAAGGGAAATCCGCCCAGACCGGCCAAGGCAATGGCAACGGTAATGGCAAGAACAGCAACGCCGGGGGCAATAAAGGCAACAGCGGCAACAAGGGGAACAGCGGGAATAGCGGCGGCAATGGCTCGCATGGCGACGGCGACGACGTCAATGTCAGTATTTCGCTGGCCACCGCGGGCATCAGTGTCTCGGCGGCCCGCGGCTATGCCGACGACTACGGCCTGACGGGGTATTCATCCCTGCCGCCCGGCATACGCAAGAACCTGGCGCGCGGCAAGCCGCTGCCGCCGGGCATCGCCAAGAAGATGGTGCCGGGCCCGATGCTGGCCCGCCTGCCGGTGCACCCCGGCTATGAATGGCGGGTGGCCGGCAGCGACCTGATTCTGGTGGCCATCGGCACGGCCATCGTGGCCGACGTGCTGTTCGACGTGTTCGATTGA